From the Sphingomonas sabuli genome, the window AGCACCGGCGCGACTTTCGACTTCGACTATTTCCGCAACGACCATCTGCCCAAGATCGGCAGGGCGTTCGGCCCCTATGGCCTTGGCTACGCCAGCGTGCTGCGCGGGGAAGAAGGCGTCGACGGGAAGGCGCCGCCCTATTTCGCGACGGTCATCCTGAGCTTTCGCGAGGAATCGGGCGCCCGCGATGCGCTCGCTTCCGGCGACGGCCAGGCATTGCTCGACGACATGGCCGCCTTCACCAACACCAAGCCGGTGCTGCAATTCAACACGCCGGTGGCCTGACGGGCCGGTACCGGCGCGCCGGTCAGGTGCCGGCTTCGAGTTCGCGGAGCGATCGTCCGCGGGTTTCGCGCCCGGCATAAGCCACCAAGCCGATCGACAGAGCCATCGGTCCGGCAAGGACGAGGGCCGCGCTGCCTAGCGTCGGGAGCAGTCCGGCCAGTGCGAATGCCTGCACGGCGACGCCCCCGACCTTGCTCGCACCGGCGACCAGGCCGGTCGCCCGGCCGCGGCCGCCAAGCGGGTAATTTTCCGCCGTGTAGGGCAGCAGCACCGCGATCAGGCCGTTGGTGCCGATGACCAGCAGCGCGATGACCAGCACCAGCAGCGGTTCCCATTGCAACAGGGCCGCGGGCAGCAGCGCGCCGACCAGGCCGGCAAGCGTCAGCGCGATGGTCAGCGCCAGCGTCCACTTGCTGCTCCAGCGGCTGTATAGCAGGGCGACGACGGCCAGCGTGGGCAGCGCCAGCAATGCCGACTTGGCGATGATCCCGCTGGCCAGAGCCGCGCTGAACCCGCGGTCCTGCAGGTCGGTCGGAAGCCACAGCAGCAAGCCGAAATTGACGAAGCTCCAGGCGAGGGCGGTGATGACGAGCGCGGCGGTCAGCTGGCCGTGGCGCTGGGTCGCGACCGCCGCGTCGGCGGGGGCCGGCGGTTCCTGCCGCCTCACGATCCCGAACTTGTGCGCCATCGCTTCAAGCTCCCGCTCGCGACCCTGTTCGAGGAGGAAGCGCGGGCTTTCGGGGATCAGCCGGGCCAGCAGCAGCAGCGCGATCCCGGTCGGGAAGCCTTGCAGCCACAAAGCGCGCCAGCCGTAGATCGGTTCGAACAGGTGGGCGGCGCCGCTGGCGACGAGATAGCCGCCGACGAGGCCGAGCCCGCCGACCAGGACGAGCACCCAACTGCGGTGCCGTGGCGGCATGATTTCCGCCAGCAGCGTATAGACCACCGGCAGCATGCCGCCCGCCGACACGCCCATCAGGAAGCACATCAGCAGATTATATTCGAACGCCGGCATCGCCCCGCAGACGGAGGTGGCGACGAACAGGATGGTGGACAGAAGGATGGTCGAGCGGCGGCCGTACATGTCCGCCAGCCAACCCCACAGGAAGGAGCCGATCGTCGTGCCGGTCAGGGCGACGAAGGGGAGCCACGCCGCACTTGACCGGGCAATGCCATATTCCTGCGCCAGCCCGGGAATGACGAAGCCCAGCGTCGCCGGCTTCATCACGTCGATGATCAGGCCCACGGTGAGCACCAGCAGGACCAGTGCGTGGTGGCGCGTCAGCGGCGTGGTGTCGGGCGCTTCGTATAGCGTACCAGCATGACTGGAGATGCCGGTGCGGTGGCGCGGCAGTGCACCGAGGATCGCCAGCGGAACGCCGGCCAGGATCATCGCCATGCCCGCCCACATGCCGGCGTCCATCGGCATTCCGGCAAGGTGATTGCCCATGCTGTGGGCCATCGCCAGCATCGGCAGGTGCAGCGCGACGCCGGCCGCGATGAGGACGCAGCCGAACGGAAAAAGCAGCGCCCGGCGGTGCGCGGGGCTCACGCCTGGTGGATCGCCTTCACGACCTGGTAGGTCTCAAGTCCTTCCTTGCCGCCTTCGGACCCGAAGCCGGATTCCTTGACCCCGCCGAACGGCGCGTCGGCGATGGAAATGGCGAAGGTGTTGATGCCCACCATGCCCGCCTCGATCGCGTCGGCGAGCAGGTTGGCGCGGCGGCCGTTCTCGGTGAAGGCGAAGGCGGCGAGGCCGTAGGGCAGGCGATTGGCCTGTTGGATCGCTTCATCGAAATCCTTGAACGGGCGCGACACGGCGACCGGACCGAACGGTTCATTGTTCATGATGTCGGCGTCCAGCGGCACGTCGGCAAGCAGCGTGGGTTCGAAGAAGAAGCCGCTGTCGCCGCGATTGCCGCCGGCAAGGACCCGGGCGCCCTTGTCGCGGGCGTCGTTGACCAGCGTCTCGATTGCTCCCGGCCGGCGATCGTTGGCGAGCGGCCCCATCTTGGTGTCCGCGTCGAGGCCGTTGCCGATCTTCACCCGCTTGGTGCGCTCGGCGAAGCCCTTGATGAAAGCGTCGTAGATGCCTTCCTGCACGTAAAAGCGGGTCGGCGAGACGCAGACTTGCCCGGCGTTCCGGAATTTCTGCGGGACGACCATGTCGAGCGTCTTGTCGAGGTCGCAATCGTCGAAGATCAGGACCGGCGCATGGCCGCCAAGTTCGAGCGTGATCTTGGTCACGTTGTCGGCGGCGAGCTTCATCAAATGCTTGCCGACCGGGATCGACCCGGTGAAGCTGACCTTGCGGATGGTCGGCGAGCCGATGAGGTGCTTGCTGACCATGTCGGGGGCGCCATGGACCAGCTGGAACACGCCCTTGGGCAGGCCCGCGTCGTCGAGCGCGCGGGCGATGGCAAGCGTGTTGCCGGGCGTTTCCTCCGGCGGCTTGGAGATGACCGAGCAGCCGGCGGCAAGCGCCGCGGCGACCTTTTTCGCCAAGAGGTAAATGGGGAAATTCCACGGGGTGAAGGTGGCGACCGGACCGACCGGTTCGTGCATCACCCGGCTGAGTTCGCCCGGCGGGCGGACGAGGACTCGGCCATAGTCGCGCTTGATCTCTTCCGCGTACCAGTCGAACAGCGAGGCCGCGCCGAGCACTTCGCCGGTGCTCTCCGCGATCGGCTTGCCCTGTTCCTGAGTCATCGTGCGGGCGATGTCGGCCGCCCGTTCCTTGAGCAGGCTTGCAGCCTGGTGCAGGATCGCGCTGCGCTTTTCGACCGGGGTCGCACGCCACACGGGGTACATGCGACGGGCCGTGTCGAGCGCCTCGTCGAGGTCGGCTTCGGTGGCCATCGGCAGTTCGGCGATGCTGTCGCCGGTGACCGGGTTGATAACCTGGAAACTGTCGCGGCCTTCGCCCGTGCGCCAGCTGCCGTTGATGAAGAGTTTGAGGTCGGCTTCGTATCCCATGGTACGGCAGATAGGCGCGCCTTGATGCGCCCGCAACGCCTCGCTAGTCCTGCTGACAAAGGAGAAAGTAAGATGGACAAGGCCGAGCTCGTTTCGAAGATGCAGGAAAACCAGGCCTGGGTGCCGGGCAAGACCGTCAAGCTCGACTTTGGCGACAAGGGCGTGATCCTGCTCGACGGCGTCAACCAGAAGGTCAGCGAAGATGACGGCGCGGCCGACACCACCATCAAGACCGCCTGGGAAGATTGGGAAAAGATGGCCTCGGGCGAGCTCGACGGCATGACCGCCTTTATGACCGGCAAGCTCAAGATCGAAGGCGATATGTCCAACGCCATGCAGCTGCAGGGCGTGCTCGCCAAGCTGAAAGGCTAAACGCCGTGCGGCTGGTTCTTGCAGCAGCGGTCGCTATCGCGGTCGCGGGTTGCGGACGCGGCGAGGCGGACAATGTCATCAGCAACGAAGGCGGCGGCAACGTCGCGCTGAGCGAGATCGACGCGCCGCGCGGTCCCGACGTTGCGGCGACCACCGACGACAGCGGCATCGCCCGGGCGATCGCGGCCAAGCTCGCCGACGACGGGGGCGTGTCCGACAATGCGCGCTGGTTCGTCGCGCGAACCGACCTCAACGGCGATTCGAGCGACGAGGCCCTGGTGTACCTGGTCGATCCGATGATGTGCGGGACGGGCGGCTGTTCGCTCTACGTGCTGGCGGACGGCGGCAACGGGTCGTGGACGGTCACCGATACCATCGGGCCGTCGCAACTGCCGGTCTACAAGCTGGCCAGCGCCACCGGCGGATGGGCCGACCTTGGCGTGGCGATCCGCGGCGGCGGCGCCGGCAATGCATTGATGAAGGTGGCGCATTCCGGCAGCAACTATGCGTCCAATCCGACCGTCGCGCCGGCGACCGAAACCACGCCCAGCGGCGCGACGCTGCTGATCGCCGACGATTACGACAAGGCCGTGCCGGTCCCGAGGTAGGTTTGGCGGAACGCGATCTCGGCCGGTTGCTCGCGACGCTCGATCCGTACCTGTCGGACGAGCGCTTCGAGTTTGCCGAGGGGGAGGACGTGGACGGTTCGGCTTTCGCCGTCATTCGAGAGGCTGAAGGGCCGGGCGTGATCCGGGCGGCGCCGGACGGAAGGTGGGCACGGATTAGCCTCGGGGTTCACTCCAGCCTCGAGGCCGTCGGACTAACCGCCGAGCTGTCCCGGCGGCTGGCCGAAGCGGGGATTAGCGTGAACATCGTCGCCGGCCTTCGCCACGATCACCTTTTCGTGCCCTGGGACAGGCGTAACGAGGCGGTTGCCTTGCTCAGGCGCAACTAGGGTTGGCGCGCGCGGTTTCGAGCAGCGGGCCCAGCGCGAAGTCTTTCGGATAGGCCGAGCGCCAGGCTTCGCCGCACGCCTGCAGCAGCATCACCTCCGCAGCGCCATAGGGATAAACGGATTCGCGGGCCTTGCCGGGCAGGTCGGGCTTGCGCAGCGCGTCGAGGGTCGCGGCTTCAAGCCGAGCGGTGCCGTCGCGCACATCCTGGCGCGGATACCATTTGCCGAGCCTGATCTCGGTCCAGCGAGCGACCCCTTCCTGCCACAGCTGCAATTCGAAATAGCGCCAGTTGCGCTCTCCCGCTGCGGCCGCCAGCGCCTTGCGAGCGGTCAGGTAATCCGCGAGCGCCGCGCCGAACCCGGGAGTCGCGCGGGCCGCCACAGCGTCGGCCAGCTTGTTCGACGCCGCGTTGAACGCGGTGTTCACCGCCGGGTCGTCATAGGGAAACTTGTAGTTGAGGATCCACATGCCGGTCTGATCGCCGTCGTGCAGGTCGAGCGCGTTGATGCGGTCGAAATAGCCGGGCAGCGCATATTGCCACTGGTGAAAATGTTCGTGAAGGATGGTGCGGACCCAATTGGCCTCGGTCCGGTTGGTGGTTTTGGGCGTGCCCATCACGATCACCGACGGGGGGCCGAACAGCGGCATGGCGGCCAGCAATGTGTTCGGCATCCCGCTGCGTGGGCGCGTGAAGCGTTTGCAACCGGTTGCCGCGTCGGCGCCTGCCGCAACGAACCCGTCGGGCACCTGGTCGCGGCAGAGCAGGCTTTCGGTCTTTTCACCGACTAGCAGGAAACCGAACGGCGCATCGCCATAGCCGGTCCAGACCTTCTCCCCCTCGGTGCGGGAAAAGTCGCGCACCTGCGCAAGATGCGGGCCGACGTCCAGTTCGGCCGGCGCGGCCGCTCCCAGCAACATCGCGGCGAGCGCGCTTGCTAAAGCTGTTCTCATCCGTGGCTCCCCCCGATGCCATCGGCGTTGATTTACCGCCGCCGCACAGACTATCGCCTTGCGGCAGGAGGATCGATGAAAAAAATCTATGATAGCGCGGCGGCGGCGCTCGACGGACTGCTGCGTGACGGCCTGCTGATCGCGGCCGGCGGATTTGGCCTGTCCGGCATTCCCGAACGGCTGCTCGACGCGATCCGCGACAGCGGGGTCAAGGACCTGACCTTCGCATCCAACAATGCCGGCATCGACAATGAAGGCATCGGCAAGCTGCTGCGCACGCGGCAGGTGAAAAAGATGATCAGCTCCTACGTTGGCGAGAACAAGGAGTTCGAGCGCCAGTTTCTGTCGGGCGAGCTGGAAGTGGAATTCTGTCCGCAGGGCACGCTGGCCGAGCGCATGCGCGCCGGCGGCGCGGGCATTCCCGGCTTCTACACCAAGACCGGTGTCGGCACGCAGGTCGCGGAGGGCAAGGAGGTCAAGGAATTCGGCGGCGAGGACTATATCCTGGAGCGCGGGATCTTCGCCGACCTCAGCATCGTCAAGGGCTGGAAAGCGGACGAAAGCGGCAACCTCATGTTCCGCAAGACGGCGCGCAACTTCAACCTGCCGGCCGCGACCTGCGGCAAGGTGTGCGTTGCCGAAGTCGAGGAAATCGTACCGGTCGGGAGCCTCGATCCCGACTGCATCCATCTGCCGTCGATCTACGTCAATCGGCTGATCCTCGGCGCGCCCTACGACAAGAAGATCGAATTCACGACCACACGGGAAAGGGAAACGGCATGATTGGATATGCCATTGCACTTGCGCTCGCCGCGCTTCCGGCCACGCCCAACCCGCAGGCCGATGACAAGGTCGCCATCAACACCGCGCTGAACAAGGTCTACGGCGCAATATCCGGCCCGGTCGGCGCGCCGCGCGACTGGGACGCGATGCGGGCGATGTTCACGCCCGACGCGCGCCTGTACGCAGCCGGGAAAGACGGCAAGCTCGGCGGCGGCACGGTCCAGGATTACATCGACCGCAGCGGCAAGTTGCTGATCGAATCCGGCTTCACCGAGACCGCGCTGGTCAACCGTATCGAAGCGTATGGCGACGTGGCGCAGGTCTGGTCGTCCTATGAAGGGCGTTTCACCGCCGACGGGAAGCCGAAGAGCGTTCGCGGCATCAACAGCTTCCAGCTGCATCGCCAGGCGACCGGCGAATGGAAAGTGCATTCGATCCTTTGGCAGTCGGAACATGCCGACCTGCCGCTACCGCCGGACATGGTGGCGCCCAAGTGACGCTTTCGGCCGGCGACCTCGATAGCGACCTGGAGACGATGGAACGCGACCGGCTGATCGCCGAGGTGCGCAGCCTGCGGGCGGGAATCCGCGAGCATCGCGATTCCTCCGGTCACCAGCTTTGCTGGCATCACCCCGCGTTGTGGGGCTTGCTGCCAGAGCGGGTGGAGCCGGCCATCGCGGTGCCCGAATGGCCGCAATTCCTGCGCGGGTGCCTGGCCTATCGCCAGTCGCTGGACGAACAGCGGCCGGATGCCCCGCGCACCAATTCTGAATTTGCCAGCAATGATCGGAAGAACGACTGATGCCTTGGGATCGTAACCAGATGGCCGCCCGCGCCGCGCAGGAGCTTGAGGACGGCTATTACGTCAACCTTGGCATCGGCATTCCGACGCTGGTCGCCAACCACGTGCCGGCTGGCATGACCGTCACGCTGCAGAGCGAAAACGGGATGCTCGGGATCGGCCCGTTTCCCTATCCGGACGAGGTTGACGCCGACCTGATCAACGCCGGCAAGCAGACCGTCAGCGAGCTCGACCAGACGAGCTATTTCGACAGCGCGCAAAGCTTTGCCATGATCCGCGGCGGGCACATCGACCTTGCCGTGCTCGGCGCGATGGAGATCAGCGAGAATGGCGACATCGCCAACTGGATGATCCCGGGCAAGATGATCAAGGGCATGGGCGGGGCAATGGACCTGGTCGCCGGGGTCAAGAAGATCATCGTCGTGATGGAGCACGTCGCCAAGAGCGGGGACCCGAAGTTCATCCCGGAATGCACCTTGCCGCTGACCGGCAAGAACGTGATCGACATGATCATCACCGACCTGTGCGTGTTCCATCGCAAGGACCATGACAGCCCGTTCCGGCTGATCGAACTGGCGCCCGGCGTCACCGCGGACGAAGTCGCCGAGAAGACGACGGCGAAGTACGAGGCGTAAACATGCGTGTCGCGGTCCTGCTGGCATGCGCGCTGGCCGGTTGCGGATCGAACGAGCCGACCGTCATCGACGGATCGTCAGCGCAGGCGTTCGAGGCGAGCGTGAGCCGGGCGCGGGAGGATTTGCCCGACGGCGACCGGATGACGTTCGACCGGGCGATCCGCACCGTCGGCGGCCGCTGGATGGGCAATCCGGACCCGGACAAGGCGGCGCGGGTTACATTCAACGGGATGACGGCGGCGGAGATCGTCGCCGACCAGGAAGCGCGCGAAACAGGAGGATGAGGATGAAGCGGATAGCGATGGCGATGCTCGCCGGGGCGGCGGCGATGGTTGCGGGATGTTCGGTATCGCAGGACGGCAGCAATGCGGCCGAGTCCAACGAGGTCACGCCGACCGCGGTCGATTCCTCGTCCGCCGCCACGCCGCAACTGACCCTGTCGCGGCTGGACTGCGGCACCATCGAATTTCAGGACATGAACGGCTTCTTCTCCGATCGGCCGGGCGTCTATCCGCCGGGGCCGGGCAAGGTCACCGATAGCTGCTACCTGATCCGCCACGGCGACCAGATGCTGCTGTGGGATACCGGCTTGCCGGCGGCGACCTTGCAGGAGCCGGTGCAGGACAACGGCATGAAAGGTGCGCTGACCGTGTCGCTGGCCGATCAGCTGGCCAAGGGCGGGCTGAAACCGGCGGACATCGACATTGTCGGTATCAGCCACATGCACAGCGATCATACCGGCCAGGCGGCGGAGTTTTCGCAGGCCAGGCTGCTGATCGGCAAGCGCGACTTCGACCAGACCGCGGGCAAGGACGATCCGTTCGGCCCGTGGCGCGGCGCGGGCAAGCCGGTGCAGGCGGTGTCCGGCGAAACCGATATCTTCGGCGACGGCAGCGTGGTCGCGCTGTACCTGCCCGGCCATTCGCCCGACCATCTGGCGTTGCGCGTGAACCTGGCGAGCGGGCCGGTGCTGCTGACCGGCGACCTGTATCATTCGACCATCGCGCGCGAGAAGCGGTCGCTGCCGGGCTTCAACACCAGCCGCGAACAAACGCTGGAATCGATGGACAAGTTCGAGGCGCTGGCCAAGCAGACCGGCGCCAAGGTCGTCATCCAGCACGAGCCCGCCGATATCGGCAAGGTGCCCGCTTTCCCGCAGGCGGCAAAATGATCGGCCTGGTCGCAGCTGCGCTGCTCGCCGCGGCCCCGGCCGACCGGCCGCAGGTCGAATTGTGGCGGCTCGATTGCGGTTCGATCGAAGTCGATCTTGGCGATTTCTCGGACACCGGCCTGTACGCCGGGCAAAAGCGGACGCTGGCGGCCAGCTGCTATCTCGTTCGCAACGGCGACCGGTACCTGCTGTGGGATACCGGCATGGACCGGGCGTTAGCCGGCAAGCCGAAAAATTCGGACGGCGAAGAGCTGAAGCGGTCGATCGTCCAGCAGCTGGCCAGCATCGGCCTTAAATCGTCGGACGTCGATTTCGTCGGGATCAGCCATTATCATTACGACCACACCGGCCAGCTTCCGGACTTTCCGTCCGCCACCCTGCTTGAAGGCAAGGCCGACTGGGCGGTTATCCGCACTTGGCCCAAGGCCGAACCACGGTATCGCCACTGGCTGACCGGCGGTGGGAAGTTCGAAGAAGTGGAAGGCGACAAGGACGTCTTCGGCGACGGCACCGCGGTGATGCTCAACCTGCCGGGGCATACCGAGGGGCATCACGCGCTGCTGGTGAAACTGGCGAGCGGGCCGGTGCTGCTGTCCGGCGACGAATACCACTTTCACGAAAATCGCGACGTCGGGGGCGTACCCAGCTTCAACACCGACCGCGCCGACACGCTGGCGTCTCATGACCGCTTCGAAAAGCTGGCCAGGAACATCGGCGCTCGGGTCATCATCCAGCACGAACCGCGCGACATCGCCAAGCTGCCGCCGTTCCCCAAGTCGGCGCAATAAGCGGAAATTCGACCGGCGCGCAGCGGCATTCGGCAAGCCGCCGGATCAGGCGGTGACGGCGGGCCGTCGTCGGGCGTAAGCTGCGCCAGGCGCATTGGGGAGGGGGCGGATGAAGGTTTTGCTTGCGGCACTGGCACTGGCCGTCGCGGCCGGCGGCCAGGCGGCGTCACCGACGGACACCCCGGCCAAGATCAAATTGTGGCGGCTCGATTGCGGGCGGCTGGACGAAAACGCCGCGCGCAAATGGGCATGGCAGAAGGTGCCGACGCCGGCGCCCTGTTTCCTGGTCGCGCACGGCACCCGTTACCTGCTGTGGGACAGCGGCCTTTCCGTCCGCGCGCTGGGCAATGCCCACCCGACCGCCAAGCTCGACCGAACGATCGCCGACCAGCTGGCCCAGATCGGCATCGCGCCCGAACAGGTCGAGTTCGTCGGGATCAGCCATTATCACGGCGACCATACCGGCCAGGCGTCGAAATTCCCGCGGGCCAAGCTGCTGATCGGAGCCGGCGACTTTGCCGCGCTGAAAACCACGCCCGCGCCGGGCGGCGCGGCGCCGCCTCACCTGCAGCCATGGCTGGACGGCAAGCTGCCGGTCGAGGCGGTGGTCGAGGACCATGACGTGTTCGGCGACGGCAGCGTCACCATGATCCCGACGCCCGGCCATACGCCGGGCCATTCGGTGCTGCTGGTCAATCTGGCGACCGGGCCGGTGATCCTCGCCGGGGACCTGTGGTTCAGTTACGAGGACATGGTGCGCGGCGCGATGCCGCACTTCAATTCCAGCCGGGCGGAAACGCTGGCCTCGCGCGACCGGATCAGCCGGCTGGCCGAGAAGCTCGATGCGGTGGTCGTCGTCCAGCACGATCCCGCCGATGTCGTGAAATTGCCGGCCTTCCCCAACGCCGCCGAATAATCGCCGGAGACCCGGCCGACCGGGACTTTCGGCACTGCCGGGCCAACGACCACGATCCTAACCTTGGCCTTTGCTGACACGGGTCAGCTTAAGAGCAGGGGTTTACGATGCGTTTCCCGATAATTGCGGCGATGGCCGCCAGCCTGGCGGCCGTGCCCGCGGCCGCGTACCAGCAGCCCGCAACCGCGATTGCCGAGCCCGGCAGCGTCGCCGAGGCCCTAAATGCCTTCGTGGTCTCATTCCGCAGCCTCGACAAGGAAGCCTTCTCCGACCTGTTCGCCACTGACGCCACGGTGTTCTTTCCGCAGAAGCCGTTTCCGCTGCACCGCATCAGCGGACGTGCGGCGGTCACCGGATGGTTCGGCAAGCTGTTCGACGCTCGTCGCGGAGAGCCGCTGCAGATCGATCCCCAGGACGTCCAGATTCAGCAGTTTGGCGATTCCGCCATCGCCACCTTCCATCTTGGCAAGACCGAGAAGGGACTGGGCCGGCGGACGCTGGTTTTCCAACGCCGGGACGGCGTCTGGAAGATTGCGCATCTGCATGCGTCGTCGATTGTCGTCGCGGAGGGCGAGCGCGGGTGAGCGGCTGCACGGCCCAGCCTCGCAAATAGAGGTTGGCCGAGCGGGGCTCGTCCGCGCTATACCGTGCCGGTGGGTGAACTGGTCCATCCGGCATCGGCGCTGGTCGTGCGATGGTC encodes:
- a CDS encoding MFS transporter yields the protein MSPAHRRALLFPFGCVLIAAGVALHLPMLAMAHSMGNHLAGMPMDAGMWAGMAMILAGVPLAILGALPRHRTGISSHAGTLYEAPDTTPLTRHHALVLLVLTVGLIIDVMKPATLGFVIPGLAQEYGIARSSAAWLPFVALTGTTIGSFLWGWLADMYGRRSTILLSTILFVATSVCGAMPAFEYNLLMCFLMGVSAGGMLPVVYTLLAEIMPPRHRSWVLVLVGGLGLVGGYLVASGAAHLFEPIYGWRALWLQGFPTGIALLLLARLIPESPRFLLEQGRERELEAMAHKFGIVRRQEPPAPADAAVATQRHGQLTAALVITALAWSFVNFGLLLWLPTDLQDRGFSAALASGIIAKSALLALPTLAVVALLYSRWSSKWTLALTIALTLAGLVGALLPAALLQWEPLLVLVIALLVIGTNGLIAVLLPYTAENYPLGGRGRATGLVAGASKVGGVAVQAFALAGLLPTLGSAALVLAGPMALSIGLVAYAGRETRGRSLRELEAGT
- a CDS encoding CoA transferase subunit A, whose product is MKKIYDSAAAALDGLLRDGLLIAAGGFGLSGIPERLLDAIRDSGVKDLTFASNNAGIDNEGIGKLLRTRQVKKMISSYVGENKEFERQFLSGELEVEFCPQGTLAERMRAGGAGIPGFYTKTGVGTQVAEGKEVKEFGGEDYILERGIFADLSIVKGWKADESGNLMFRKTARNFNLPAATCGKVCVAEVEEIVPVGSLDPDCIHLPSIYVNRLILGAPYDKKIEFTTTRERETA
- a CDS encoding N-acyl homoserine lactonase family protein, whose amino-acid sequence is MKRIAMAMLAGAAAMVAGCSVSQDGSNAAESNEVTPTAVDSSSAATPQLTLSRLDCGTIEFQDMNGFFSDRPGVYPPGPGKVTDSCYLIRHGDQMLLWDTGLPAATLQEPVQDNGMKGALTVSLADQLAKGGLKPADIDIVGISHMHSDHTGQAAEFSQARLLIGKRDFDQTAGKDDPFGPWRGAGKPVQAVSGETDIFGDGSVVALYLPGHSPDHLALRVNLASGPVLLTGDLYHSTIAREKRSLPGFNTSREQTLESMDKFEALAKQTGAKVVIQHEPADIGKVPAFPQAAK
- a CDS encoding N-acyl homoserine lactonase family protein codes for the protein MKVLLAALALAVAAGGQAASPTDTPAKIKLWRLDCGRLDENAARKWAWQKVPTPAPCFLVAHGTRYLLWDSGLSVRALGNAHPTAKLDRTIADQLAQIGIAPEQVEFVGISHYHGDHTGQASKFPRAKLLIGAGDFAALKTTPAPGGAAPPHLQPWLDGKLPVEAVVEDHDVFGDGSVTMIPTPGHTPGHSVLLVNLATGPVILAGDLWFSYEDMVRGAMPHFNSSRAETLASRDRISRLAEKLDAVVVVQHDPADVVKLPAFPNAAE
- a CDS encoding NAD-dependent succinate-semialdehyde dehydrogenase, whose protein sequence is MGYEADLKLFINGSWRTGEGRDSFQVINPVTGDSIAELPMATEADLDEALDTARRMYPVWRATPVEKRSAILHQAASLLKERAADIARTMTQEQGKPIAESTGEVLGAASLFDWYAEEIKRDYGRVLVRPPGELSRVMHEPVGPVATFTPWNFPIYLLAKKVAAALAAGCSVISKPPEETPGNTLAIARALDDAGLPKGVFQLVHGAPDMVSKHLIGSPTIRKVSFTGSIPVGKHLMKLAADNVTKITLELGGHAPVLIFDDCDLDKTLDMVVPQKFRNAGQVCVSPTRFYVQEGIYDAFIKGFAERTKRVKIGNGLDADTKMGPLANDRRPGAIETLVNDARDKGARVLAGGNRGDSGFFFEPTLLADVPLDADIMNNEPFGPVAVSRPFKDFDEAIQQANRLPYGLAAFAFTENGRRANLLADAIEAGMVGINTFAISIADAPFGGVKESGFGSEGGKEGLETYQVVKAIHQA
- a CDS encoding ACT domain-containing protein; its protein translation is MAERDLGRLLATLDPYLSDERFEFAEGEDVDGSAFAVIREAEGPGVIRAAPDGRWARISLGVHSSLEAVGLTAELSRRLAEAGISVNIVAGLRHDHLFVPWDRRNEAVALLRRN
- a CDS encoding N-acyl homoserine lactonase family protein, which produces MIGLVAAALLAAAPADRPQVELWRLDCGSIEVDLGDFSDTGLYAGQKRTLAASCYLVRNGDRYLLWDTGMDRALAGKPKNSDGEELKRSIVQQLASIGLKSSDVDFVGISHYHYDHTGQLPDFPSATLLEGKADWAVIRTWPKAEPRYRHWLTGGGKFEEVEGDKDVFGDGTAVMLNLPGHTEGHHALLVKLASGPVLLSGDEYHFHENRDVGGVPSFNTDRADTLASHDRFEKLARNIGARVIIQHEPRDIAKLPPFPKSAQ
- a CDS encoding CoA transferase subunit B — its product is MPWDRNQMAARAAQELEDGYYVNLGIGIPTLVANHVPAGMTVTLQSENGMLGIGPFPYPDEVDADLINAGKQTVSELDQTSYFDSAQSFAMIRGGHIDLAVLGAMEISENGDIANWMIPGKMIKGMGGAMDLVAGVKKIIVVMEHVAKSGDPKFIPECTLPLTGKNVIDMIITDLCVFHRKDHDSPFRLIELAPGVTADEVAEKTTAKYEA
- a CDS encoding DUF6694 family lipoprotein encodes the protein MRVAVLLACALAGCGSNEPTVIDGSSAQAFEASVSRAREDLPDGDRMTFDRAIRTVGGRWMGNPDPDKAARVTFNGMTAAEIVADQEARETGG
- a CDS encoding YybH family protein; the encoded protein is MIGYAIALALAALPATPNPQADDKVAINTALNKVYGAISGPVGAPRDWDAMRAMFTPDARLYAAGKDGKLGGGTVQDYIDRSGKLLIESGFTETALVNRIEAYGDVAQVWSSYEGRFTADGKPKSVRGINSFQLHRQATGEWKVHSILWQSEHADLPLPPDMVAPK
- a CDS encoding SCP2 sterol-binding domain-containing protein, which gives rise to MDKAELVSKMQENQAWVPGKTVKLDFGDKGVILLDGVNQKVSEDDGAADTTIKTAWEDWEKMASGELDGMTAFMTGKLKIEGDMSNAMQLQGVLAKLKG
- a CDS encoding nuclear transport factor 2 family protein; the protein is MAASLAAVPAAAYQQPATAIAEPGSVAEALNAFVVSFRSLDKEAFSDLFATDATVFFPQKPFPLHRISGRAAVTGWFGKLFDARRGEPLQIDPQDVQIQQFGDSAIATFHLGKTEKGLGRRTLVFQRRDGVWKIAHLHASSIVVAEGERG
- a CDS encoding EthD family reductase; this encodes MYILTITFANSTGATFDFDYFRNDHLPKIGRAFGPYGLGYASVLRGEEGVDGKAPPYFATVILSFREESGARDALASGDGQALLDDMAAFTNTKPVLQFNTPVA